A single Lactuca sativa cultivar Salinas chromosome 8, Lsat_Salinas_v11, whole genome shotgun sequence DNA region contains:
- the LOC128127751 gene encoding receptor-like protein EIX1, translated as MGSWRGLGFHLIFVCVFLFAATYSCLGVGNVSVICSEQERVALLKFKQSVEDPFGMLSSWVGNECCMWERIQCDGVTGNVQRLHLKGDDYCLLVGKKVSSSLAELRHLKYLDLSQNYFQRSRIPEFIGSLKHLSYLNLSYAGFEGIIPPHIGNLSNLKVLDLSSNYYENFLKADDMAWAFSLSSLELLYLSAVDLSGAQNWDMMLHMIPSLKELSLSHCRLSNVNLGPFLNSSRILPNIKHLDLGYNSFKGPLPGLLQNMTSLTFLSLSGFNHSLAWNFPKLLSMIPSLSELHLSGCGLDKTHLSSPHLNYSTLSNIQHLDLSNNPLGGIFPSVLTNMSSLEVLDLSYNMLNSSLPTMPKLLELHLSGNKFKQIEDVGIWRQCHLKQLRVTNNVFRMEMTDPPTNASECSIYALELLKLSGSLKGRIPETLGGLANLRDLDLSYNKLTGSIPESVTGLRFLQVLYLYENQLTGPIPEFLGNLTQLALSSNQLNGSIPESLGKLASLTDLDLGSNLLDGTIPVSIGQLAKLRTLSISNNSLEGAVTEAHFANLSVLKLLDASSNSKLTFNVSHGGIPPFQLRYLYLSSCNIGNGFPQWLRHQRKLKRLELSNATLSGPLPTWLRKMPIINFLDLSHNKLSGSLKNLPNAKNDDVYGFFVLLLLEYNLFSGSIPRSLCRRTDLEVLDLSRNMLSGKIPNCMGNLQGLVIMSISSNQLSGAIPSSIALFSSLFWLNLNKNNFTGEVPPELGNLQGLEVLDLGDNKLYGNIPNWIGEKLTSLVVLSLHKNNFTGRIPPSLCKNSNLQILDLAYNNLTGTIPRCVGNLNGMVVSHRMNESYFDLDDDKNVIQVMKGVDLEYTTTWDIVFNMDLSSNKLVGEIPVELTALSLLVGLNLSNNHLRGGIPESIGKMKKLETLDFSKNKLSGSIPPSMAALTFLSHLNLSHNNLSGQIPTGNQLQTLIDDPSIYAGNKHLCGPPLQNTSSNHQDPTTTTSKKKHKAADEKMEVWLFYVDIMSGFGTGFWGVIGVLMFKKQWRHKLFMFAEETMDKIYVAVVVRVAKFKRGRE; from the coding sequence ATGGGGAGTTGGAGGGGTTTGGGTTTCCATCTCATTTTCGTATGTGTGTTTTTGTTTGCAGCCACATATTCTTGTTTGGGGGTTGGAAATGTTAGTGTCATTTGCTCTGAGCAAGAGCGAGTTGCTCTCCTCAAGTTCAAACAGAGTGTTGAAGATCCTTTTGGAATGTTGTCATCATGGGTTGGAAATGAGTGTTGCATGTGGGAACGAATCCAGTGTGATGGTGTCACTGGAAATGTTCAACGCCTTCATCTCAAAGGAGATGACTATTGCCTCTTAGTCGGTAAAAAGGTGAGCTCTTCTTTGGCAGAGTTGAGGCATCTCAAATACCTCGACTTGAGTCAGAATTATTTCCAAAGAAGTCGGATCCCTGAGTTTATTGGATCCTTGAAACACCTGAGTTACCTGAATCTCTCTTATGCTGGTTTTGAAGGTATCATTCCTCCTCACATTGGAAATCTTTCTAATTTAAAGGTTCTTGATCTCAGTTCAAACTATTATGAAAACTTTCTGAAGGCAGATGATATGGCGTGGGCTTTTAGCCTTTCGTCACTCGAGCTTCTCTACTTGAGTGCagtggatcttagtggagcaCAAAACTGGGACATGATGCTTCACATGATTCCCTCCTTAAAAGAGTTAAGTTTGTCACATTGTAGACTTTCCAATGTTAATCTTGGTCCTTTTCTTAATTCCAGTAGAATACTTCCTAATATAAAACACCTCGATCTTGGCTACAATTCTTTCAAAGGTCCACTCCCTGGCCTTCTTCAAAACATGACATCCCTAACATTCCTCAGTCTTTCTGGATTTAATCATAGTTTGGCATGGAACTTTCCAAAACTACTAAGCATGATCCCTTCTTTGTCAGAGCTTCATTTGTCAGGTTGTGGGCTGGATAAGACGCATCTATCTTCTCCACATCTTAATTACAGTACACTTTCTAACATCCAGCACCTCGATCTTAGCAATAATCCACTTGGAGGTATATTTCCATCTGTATTGACAAACATGAGCTCCCTAGAAGTCCTTGACCTTTCATATAACATGTTGAATTCATCTCTTCCTACTATGCCTAAACTTCTAGAGCTTCATCTTTCTGGTAACAAGTTTAAGCAGATTGAGGATGTTGGAATCTGGAGACAGTGCCACCTGAAACAATTGCGTGTGACAAATAATGTGTTCCGTATGGAAATGACTGACCCACCAACAAACGCATCAGAATGCTCCATATATGCTTTGGAGTTGCTGAAATTAAGTGGGAGTTTAAAAGGTAGAATTCCAGAAACACTTGGAGGACTGGCAAACTTAAGAGACCTTGATCTATCATACAACAAACTGACTGGTTCAATCCCTGAATCTGTAACAGGATTAAGATTTTTACAAGTACTATATCTATATGAAAACCAGTTGACTGGTCCCATTCCAGAATTCCTTGGGAATCTTACCCAACTTGCCCTTTCTTCTAACCAATTGAATGGTTCAATTCCAGAATCCCTTGGAAAATTAGCATCTTTAACAGATTTGGATCTAGGATCTAATTTGTTGGATGGGACCATTCCAGTTTCAATTGGGCAACTTGCCAAACTACGTACTCTCTCTATCTCTAACAATTCTTTAGAAGGAGCGGTTACCGAAGCCCATTTTGCTAATCTTTCAGTGTTGAAGCTCTTGGATGCTTCTTCTAACAGTAAGCTGACATTCAATGTTTCACATGGGGGGATACCTCCATTCCAGTTGAGATATCTTTATCTCAGCTCTTGCAATATCGGGAATGGATTTCCGCAGTGGCTTCGACATCAGAGGAAACTTAAGAGGTTAGAGTTGTCCAATGCTACACTTTCGGGGCCGCTGCCCACATGGCTGCGGAAGATGCCCATCATCAATTTCTTAGATCTCTCTCACAACAAACTCAGCGGATCTTTGAAAAACCTTCCTAATGCGAAAAATGATGATGTATATGGGTTTTTTGTTCTATTACTTCTGGAATATAACCTTTTCAGTGGGTCAATTCCAAGGTCATTATGCAGAAGAACAGATTTGGAAGTGCTTGATCTTTCAAGAAACATGTTAAGTGGGAAAATTCCCAACTGTATGGGGAATCTGCAGGGTTTGGTTATCATGAGTATAAGCTCAAATCAGCTCTCTGGTGCCATTCCTAGCTCAATTGCTCTTTTTTCATCATTATTTTGGTTAAATTTGAACAAAAATAACTTTACTGGTGAAGTTCCTCCAGAATTAGGGAATCTACAAGGTTTGGAAGTCTTAGATTTGGGTGACAATAAATTATATGGAAATATACCCAATTGGATAGGGGAAAAACTTACATCTTTGGTAGTTTTGAGTTTACACAAAAACAACTTCACTGGTAGAATTCCTCCATCTCTTTGCAAAAATTCAAATCTTCAAATTTTGGATCTTGCATACAACAACTTAACTGGAACCATCCCTCGTTGTGTAGGAAACTTAAATGGCATGGTTGTGAGTCATCGGATGAATGAGAGTTATTTTGATCTCGATGATGATAAGAATGTGATTCAGGTCATGAAAGGTGTTGATCTTGAATATACAACAACTTGGGATATAGTGTTTAACATGGACCTTTCAAGCAATAAACTTGTGGGAGAAATACCGGTTGAGCTAACTGCACTTTCTTTGTTGGTGGGTCTGAATCTGTCTAATAATCATCTCAGAGGGGGTATTCCAGAGAGCATTGGAAAGATGAAGAAGTTGGAAACTCTTGATTTCTCAAAAAACAAGTTGAGCGGGAGCATCCCTCCAAGCATGGCAGCTTTGACTTTTTTGAGCCATTTgaatttgtcacacaacaacttgtCAGGACAAATTCCAACAGGAAATCAACTGCAGACGCTTATTGATGATCCATCAATATATGCTGGGAACAAACATCTATGTGGACCTCCATTGCAAAACACTTCCTCAAATCATCAagatccaacaacaacaacaagcaaGAAGAAACACAAAGCAGCTGATGAGAAGATGGAGGTATGGTTGTTTTATGTGGATATAATGAGTGGTTTTGGAACAGGGTTTTGGGGTGTTATTGGAGTTCTGATGTTCAAGAAGCAGTGGAGACACAAACTTTTCATGTTTGCTGAGGAAACCATGGATAAGATATACGTTGCAGTTGTGGTAAGAGTTGCCAAGTTCAAGAGAGGAAGAGAATAG
- the LOC128127752 gene encoding receptor-like protein EIX2 produces the protein MTTKFAKLEKFEGVDFRSWKKKMHFMLTTLKAAYVLGYFEKRDRQAGKKNARQQQIAVGIDGASSAAVGGCRWQWLRRRPAEVIGGWDDQKRPHNSPISVLKPNCEACHIFLFGVGNVSVICSEQERVALLKFKQSVEDPFGMLSSWVGNECCMWERIQCDGVTGNVQRLHLKGDDYCLLVGKKVSSSLAELRHLKYLDLSQNYFQGSRIPEFIGSLKQLTYLNLSDANFDGIIPPHIGNLSNLKVLDLSSNYYENFLKADDMAWAFSLSSLELLYLSAVDLSGAQNWDMMLHMIPSLKELSLSHCRLSNVNLGPFPNSSRILPNIKHLDLGYNSFKGPLPGLLQNMTSLTFLSLSGFNLSLAWNFPNLLSMIPSLSELHLSGCRLDKMHLSSPHLNYSTLSNIQHLDLSNNPLGGIFPSVLTNMSSLEVLDLSDTMLNSSLPIMPKLLELHLSSNKFKEIEDVGIWRQCHLKQLRVTNNLFRMEMTDPPKNASECSQYFLELLELSQSLNGRIPETLGRLVNLRHLDLSYNKVTGSIPESVRGLRFLQVLDLSENQLTGPILEFLGNLTQLALSSNQLNGSIPESLGKLVALTKLYLRSNLLDGTIPVSIGQLAKLSHLFISNNSLEGAVTEAHFANLSVLKELDASSNTKLTFNVSRGWIPPFQLIYLSLSSCNIGNGFPQWLQHQRKLKRLELSNATLSGPLPTWLRKMPIINFLDLSHNKLSGSLKNLPNAGNGDVYGPFPALLLEYNLFNGSIPRSLCRRTDLEGLDLSRNMLSGKIPNCMGNLQGLAIMSISSNQLSGAIPSSIALISSLFWLNLNKNNFTGEVPPELGNLQGLRVFDLGDNKLYGNIPNWIGKKLTSLVVLSLDKNNFTGRIPPSLCKSSNLQILDLAYNNLTGTIPPCVGNLNGMVVSHSIYEHYPDFDSDKNVIQVMKGVDLEYTTTWSMVYNMDLSSNKLVGEIPVELTALSMLVGLNLSNNHLRGGIPESIGKMMKLETLDFSKNELSGRIPSSMAALTFLSHLNLSHNNLSDSTTTSKKKHKAADEKMEVWLFYVDIMSGFGTGFWGVIGVLMFKKQWRHKLFMFAEETMDKIYVAVVVRVAKFKRGRE, from the exons ATGACCACCAAGTTTGCAAAGCTGGAGAAGTTCGAAGGCGTCGACTTCAGGAGCTGGAAGAAGAAGATGCACTTCATGCTGACAACTCTGAAAGCAGCATACGTGCTG ggttATTTCGAGAAAAGAGATAGACAAGCCGGAAAAAAAAACGCAAGGCAGCAGCAAATAGCTGTTGGGATCGATGGAGCCAGCAGCGCCGCCGTGGGTGGCTGCAGATGGCAGTGGTTGCGGCGGCGGCCGGCAGAGGTCATTGGTGGCTGGGATGATCAGAAACGACCGCATAACTCTCCAATTTCAGTTTTGAAACCAAATTGTGAAG CTTG CCACATATTCTTGTTTGGGGTTGGAAATGTTAGTGTCATTTGCTCTGAGCAAGAGCGAGTTGCTCTCCTCAAGTTCAAACAGAGTGTTGAAGATCCTTTTGGAATGTTGTCATCATGGGTTGGAAATGAGTGTTGCATGTGGGAACGAATCCAGTGTGATGGTGTCACTGGAAATGTTCAACGCCTTCATCTCAAAGGAGATGACTATTGCCTCTTAGTCGGTAAAAAGGTGAGCTCTTCTTTGGCAGAGTTGAGGCATCTCAAATACCTCGACTTGAGTCAGAATTATTTTCAAGGAAGTCGGATCCCTGAGTTCATTGGATCATTGAAACAGCTGACCTACCTCAATCTCTCTGATGCTAATTTTGATGGTATTATTCCTCCTCACATTGGAAATCTTTCTAATTTAAAGGTTCTTGATCTCAGTTCAAACTATTATGAAAACTTTCTGAAGGCAGATGATATGGCGTGGGCTTTTAGCCTTTCGTCACTCGAGCTTCTCTACTTGAGTGCagtggatcttagtggagcaCAAAACTGGGACATGATGCTTCACATGATTCCCTCCTTAAAAGAGTTAAGTTTGTCACATTGTAGACTTTCCAATGTTAATCTTGGTCCTTTTCCTAATTCCAGTAGAATACTTCCTAATATAAAACACCTCGATCTTGGCTACAATTCTTTCAAAGGTCCACTCCCTGGCCTTCTTCAAAACATGACATCCCTAACATTCCTCAGTCTTTCTGGATTTAATCTTAGTTTGGCATGGAACTTTCCAAACCTACTAAGCATGATCCCTTCTTTGTCAGAGCTTCATTTGTCAGGTTGTAGGCTGGATAAGATGCATCTATCTTCTCCACATCTTAATTACAGTACACTTTCTAACATCCAGCACCTCGATCTTAGCAATAATCCACTTGGAGGTATATTTCCATCTGTATTGACAAACATGAGCTCCCTAGAAGTCCTTGACCTTTCAGATACCATGTTGAATTCATCGCTTCCTATTATGCCTAAACTTCTAGAGCTTCATCTTTCTTCTAACAAGTTTAAAGAGATTGAGGATGTTGGAATCTGGAGACAGTGCCACCTGAAACAATTGCGTGTGACAAATAATTTGTTCCGTATGGAAATGACTGACCCACCAAAAAACGCATCAGAATGCTCCCAATATTTTTTGGAGTTGCTGGAATTAAGTCAGAGTTTAAATGGTAGAATTCCAGAAACACTTGGAAGACTGGTGAATTTAAGACACCTTGATCTATCGTACAACAAAGTGACTGGTTCAATCCCTGAATCTGTAAGAGGATTAAGATTTTTACAAGTACTTGATCTATCTGAAAACCAGTTGACTGGTCCCATTCTAGAATTCCTTGGGAATCTTACCCAACTTGCCCTTTCTTCTAACCAATTGAATGGTTCAATTCCAGAATCCCTTGGAAAATTAGTAGCTTTAACAAAATTGTATCTACGTTCTAATTTATTAGACGGGACTATTCCAGTTTCGATTGGGCAACTTGCCAAACTCAGTCATCTCTTTATCTCTAACAATTCTTTAGAAGGAGCGGTTACCGAAGCCCATTTTGCTAATCTTTCAGTGTTGAAGGAATTGGATGCTTCTTCTAATACTAAGCTGACATTCAATGTTTCACGTGGGTGGATACCTCCATTCCAGTTGATATATCTTTCTCTCAGCTCTTGCAATATCGGGAATGGATTTCCGCAGTGGCTTCAACATCAGAGGAAACTTAAGAGGTTAGAGTTGTCCAATGCTACACTTTCGGGGCCGCTGCCCACATGGCTGCGGAAGATGCCCATCATTAATTTCTTAGATCTCTCTCATAACAAACTCAGTGGATCTTTGAAAAACCTTCCTAATGCAGGAAATGGTGATGTATATGGGCCTTTTCCTGCATTACTTCTGGAATATAACCTTTTCAATGGGTCGATTCCAAGGTCATTATGCAGAAGAACAGATTTGGAAGGGCTTGATCTTTCAAGAAACATGTTAAGTGGGAAAATTCCCAACTGTATGGGGAATCTGCAGGGTTTGGCTATCATGAGTATAAGCTCAAATCAGCTCTCTGGTGCCATTCCTAGCTCAATTGCTCTTATTTCATCATTATTTTGGTTAAATTTGAACAAAAATAACTTTACTGGTGAAGTTCCTCCAGAATTAGGGAATCTACAAGGTTTGCGAGTCTTTGATTTGGGTGACAATAAATTATATGGAAATATACCCAATTGGATAGGGAAAAAACTTACATCTTTGGTAGTTCTGAGTTTAGACAAAAACAACTTCACTGGTAGAATTCCTCCATCTCTTTGCAAAAGTTCAAATCTTCAAATTTTGGATCTTGCATACAACAACTTAACCGGAACCATCCCTCCGTGTGTAGGAAACTTAAATGGCATGGTTGTGAGTCACTCGATATATGAGCATTATCCAGATTTCGATTCTGATAAGAATGTGATTCAGGTCATGAAAGGTGTTGATCTTGAATATACAACAACTTGGAGTATGGTTTATAACATGGACCTTTCAAGCAATAAACTTGTGGGAGAAATACCTGTTGAGCTCACTGCACTTTCCATGTTGGTGGGTCTGAATCTGTCTAATAATCATCTGAGAGGGGGTATTCCAGAGAGCATTGGAAAGATGATGAAGTTGGAAACTCTTGATTTCTCAAAAAACGAGTTGAGCGGGAGGATCCCTTCAAGCATGGCGGCTTTGACTTTTTTGAGCCATTTgaatttgtcacacaacaacttgtCGG ATTCAACAACAACAAGCAAGAAGAAACACAAAGCAGCTGATGAGAAGATGGAGGTATGGTTGTTTTATGTGGATATAATGAGTGGTTTTGGAACAGGGTTTTGGGGTGTTATTGGAGTTCTGATGTTCAAGAAGCAGTGGAGACACAAACTTTTCATGTTTGCTGAGGAAACCATGGATAAGATATACGTTGCAGTTGTGGTAAGAGTTGCCAAGTTCAAGAGAGGAAGAGAATAG